In Microplitis mediator isolate UGA2020A chromosome 2, iyMicMedi2.1, whole genome shotgun sequence, a single window of DNA contains:
- the LOC130664179 gene encoding ubiquitin-conjugating enzyme E2 L3 — protein MAATRRLQKELNDLRASAMKNFTSIQVDESNILNWQGLILPDNPPYNKGAFRIEINFPAEYPFKPPRITFKTKIYHPNVDEKGQVCLPIITAENWKPATKTDQVIQALIALVNDPEPEHPLRADLAEEFLKDKKKYLKNAEEFTKKHAEKRREPSSAE, from the exons atggcAGCTACCAGAAGATTGCAAAag gagcTGAATGATCTGAGAGCATCGGCAATGAAAAACTTTACGAGCATTCAAGTTGATGAATCCAATATTCTTAATTGGCAAGGATTAATTTTACCg GATAACCCGCCGTATAATAAGGGAGCGTTTCGTATCGAAATAAATTTCCCTGCAGAGTATCCATTCAAACCACCGAGGATAACATTTAAGACTAAAATATATCATCCAAATGTTGATGAGAAAGGTCAAGTTTGTTTACCAATAATTACTGCGGAAAATTGGAAGCCAGCGACAAAAACTGATCaag TGATTCAAGCGTTAATTGCATTAGTAAACGATCCGGAACCCGAGCACCCGCTGAGGGCGGATTTGGCCGAAGAATTTCTTAAAgacaaaaagaaatatttaaaaaacgctgAAGAATTTACAAAGAAGCATGCGGAGAAAAGACGAGAGCCATCATCTGCGGAATAA
- the LOC130663279 gene encoding phospholipase D1, with amino-acid sequence MVKNGQHETDKSSGDYDHEDHGMSHDSEYDDDLGVPDSLEITVADNERQSTDDNKIRNNDNDDGADDESNERNKEGIGQVNVLPFNAIHAPAVKFKSQKHNVFIPGEDIHVRIIDNERSVTTHLLNPNLYTIEFRHGPFVWTVKKRYKHIQNLHNQLKIFRASLTIPFPTKSHRSRRNSLKNMDDSKLKNKPRGALPRFPNKPDGLVPYECLEHRMKVLEDYLSNLLKIEIYKRHPETISFMELSHLSFIGDLGDKGKESIILKRTGSGSKAGCNFCGLLKSISCIHCSHFCTSLCGKWHSRHFVVKDTFIAYIRPKDGRIHSVILMDNCFEVSSGLYATGSRNGLQIINSSRHIVIECWTRRKAKEWLEFIQNVANNQGKCFIQQNPHRSFAPYRSPTPAAWFIDGSSYMSAVADALESASEEIFIADWWISPEIYMKRPMIDGDYWRLDKILQRKAMAGIKIFVMIYKEVELALGINSYYSKQRLVSLCPENIKVFRHPDHARVGVFLWAHHEKIVVVDQKLAFIGGIDLCYGRWDTNEHRLTDLGSVHQSSIYIPTKGRVTTTSSKRTVEIRANKHVVLPLAIATNTIAMAISGFLPIIPRPSKTLSSPRTPQSTAAINPGFLSPPDDSNTERFKCNTPDPQKKNILDMAKTTVDRVKQNVKIKRQELINMVYNPHELDDSSDDDGGDQVDRAVIHEPVDLEGVLKNNADILSGLPGAAKLWLGKDYTNFIVKDFDNLESPYQDLVDRSTTPRMPWHDIGVMVQGASARDIARHFIQRWNAIKLEKAKLSSTYPFLLPKSYKDCSSNAPFIPDSSIHNVKCQVLRSVSSWSAGFLESDTVEQSIHEAYIEAITNSEKFIYIENQFFITLATMDKHVVRNRIGETLLKRILRAHREGAVFRVFVVMPLLPGFEGEVGGPTGTALHAITHWNYASISRGNDAIINRLIAAGVDNPSEYITFHGLRTHSLLNGTMVTELIYVHSKLMIVDDKTVICGSANINDRSMIARRDSEIAVIIHDLEFQEGKMNSAPYPCGKFSGSLRKQLFREHLGLLWSSENINVDDIIKESFYWEIWKKVSSENTEIFEQVFRCIPSNEVTDFKTLNFYLQQVPLSTSDHMTAQEMLMNVRGQLVDLPLDFLKDETLTPAAGTVEGIMPTSLWT; translated from the exons ATGGTTAAAAATGGTCAGCATGAAACAGATAAATCAAGCGGGGATTACGATCATGAAGATCACGGAATGTCCCATGATTCGGAATACGATGATGATCTCGGAGTACCAGACTCCCTGGAGATAACGGTCGCAGATAACGAACGTCAATCAactgatgataataaaattagaaataaCGATAATGATGATGGTGCTGATGATGAGAGTAACGAAAGAAATAAAGAAGGAATAGGACAAGTAAATGTACTGCCGTTCAATGCAATTCATGCACCGGCGGTTAAATTCAAATCGCAGAAACATAACGTATTTATACCGGGGGAAGACATACACGTGAGGATAATCGATAATGAACGGAGCGTAACCACGCATTTATTGAATCCGAATTTGTATACTATTGAGTTTCGACATGGACCATTTGTCTGGACTGTCAAAAAACGTTACAAGCATATTCAAAATTTGCACAATCAACTGAAAATATTTCGCGCCAGTTTGACTATTCCGTTTCCTACGAAAAGCCACAGGAGCAGAAGGAATAGTTTGAAGAATATGGATGAcagtaaacttaaaaataaacccaGAGGTGCATTACCGAG ATTCCCCAACAAACCGGACGGTCTTGTGCCTTACGAGTGTCTTGAGCACCGAATGAAAGTACTCGAAGACTACCTGagtaatttgttgaaaatagaaatttataaacgTCATCCAGAGACGATAAGTTTTATGGAATTATCGCATCTTTCGTTTATTGGTGATCTGGGCGATAAGGGCAAAGagtcaataatattaaaacgTACGGGTTCGGGTTCAAAAGCCGGTTGTAATTTTTGTGGtcttttaaaaagtataagttGTATTCACTGCAGTCATTTTTGTACATCACTCTGCGGTAAATGGCATTCACGTCATTTTGTTGTTAAAGATACATTTATCGCTTACATAAGACCTAAAGACGGTAGAATACACTCTGTAATTTTGATGGATAATTGTTTTGAAGTTAGTTCTGGATTGTATGCCACTGGCTCACGAAATGGTTTGCAAATTATTAACTCGAGTCGGCATATTGTTATTGAGTGTTGGACAAGGAGAAAAGCCAAAGAGTGGCTGGAGTTTATTCAAAATGTTGCTAATAATCAGg ggAAATGTTTTATTCAGCAAAATCCTCACCGATCTTTCGCACCGTACCGTTCACCAACACCAGCCGCCTGGTTTATCGACGGTTCCAGTTACATGTCAGCGGTTGCGGACGCGTTAGAAAGTGCAAgtgaagaaatttttatcgCTGACTGGTGGATATCACCggaaatatatatgaagagACCGATGATTGACGGCGATTATTGGcgattagataaaattttacagcGTAAAGCCATGGCtggtattaaaatatttgtgatGATTTACAAAGAAGTTGAATTAGCCTTGGGAATAAATAGTTATTACAGTAAGCAACGTTTAGTTTCTTTGTGTCCagaaaatattaaagtatTTAGGCACCCAGACCATGCGAGAGTTGGAGTATTTTTGTGGGCTCATCATGAGAAAATAGTTGTAGTGGACCAAAAGCTGGCATTTATTGGTGGGATTGATCTTTGCTACGGACGATGGGATACTAATGAGCACAGATTAACGGACCTGGGTTCAGTTCACCAGTCGAGTATCTACATACCCACCAAAGGGAGAGTGACAACCACCAGCAGCAAACGTACTGTTGAAATTAGAGCTAATAAGCATGTGGTACTTCCTCTAGCAATAGCTACCAATACAATAGCAATGGCCATTAGCGGATTTCTTCCGATAATTCCAAGACCCAGTAAAACTCTTTCATCGCCACGAACCCCTCAGAGTACTGCAGCTATCAATCCGGGATTTTTATCTCCGCCAGATGATTCAAATACTGAGAGATTCAAATGCAATACACCCGAcccacagaaaaaaaatatactggaCATGGCCAAGACGACAGTGGATCGAGTCAAGCagaatgttaaaataaaacgtcaggaattaattaatatggtTTATAATCCACATGAATTAGATGATAGCAGtgatgatgatggtggtgATCAGGTCGACAGGGCGGTGATTCACGAACCCGTTGACTTGGagggagttttgaaaaataatgcgGACATACTATCGGGTCTTCCGGGTGCAGCTAAACTGTGGCTCGGTAAAGACTACActaattttattgtcaaaGACTTTGATAATCTCGAAAGCCCGTATCAAGATCTCGTTGACAGGAGCACGACTCCGCGGATGCCTTGGCATGATATAGGAGTTATGGTTCAAGGCGCGTCTGCGCGGGATATCGCTCGACACTTTATTCAACGTTGGAATGCCATTAAATTAGAAAAAGCTAAATTGAGTTCAACTTACCCATTTCTACTGCCAAAATCCTACAAAGACTGCTCCAGTAATGCTCCTTTTATTCCTGACAGCTCCATACACAATGTCAAGTGTCAAGTATTGCGATCCGTGAGCTCCTGGTCCGCTGGATTCCTCGAGTCGGACACTGTGGAACAGAGTATTCATGAAGCCTACATCGAAGCAATAAcgaattccgaaaaatttatttacatagaaaatcaatttttcataaCTCTCGCGACTATGGATAAACACGTGGTGAGAAATAGGATAGGCGAGACTTTACTAAAGAGAATTTTACGTGCACACAGAGAGGGTGCGGTTTTTAGAGTATTTGTGGTGATGCCTCTACTGCCGGGATTTGAAGGTGAAGTTGGCGGTCCAACTGGTACAGCTTTGCATGCAATAACTCACTGGAATTATGCCTCAATATCACGAGGAAATGATGCCataattaatagattaattGCAGCGGGTGTTGATAATCCCAGTGAGTACATTACTTTTCATGGGTTAAGAACACACTCATTACTCAACGGTACGATGGTAACAGAATTAATTTACGTACACAGTAAACTGATGATTGTTGATGATAAAACTGTAATTTGTGGATCAGCGAATATAAATGATCGTAGTATGATTGCGAGGAGAGACAGCGAAATAGCTGTCATCATTCATGATTTGGAATTCCAAGAGGGAAAAATGAATTCGGCGCCTTATCCATGCGGTAAATTTTCAGGTTCACTGCGTAAGCAACTTTTCCGTGAACATTTAGGATTGCTCTGGTCatctgaaaatataaatgtcgATGATATTATCAAGGAATCTTTTTACTgggaaatttggaaaaaagtAAGCTCGGAAAATACAGAAATATTCGAACAAGTATTTCGCTGTATTCCTTCTAATGAAGTTACTGACTTTAaaacattgaatttttatctacAACAAGTGCCTCTGAGTACTTCTGATCATATGACAGCACAAGAAATGTTGATGAACGTACGTGGACAGTTAGTTGATTTAccattagattttttaaaagacgaAACATTAACTCCAGCTGCTGGTACAGTTGAAGGAATAATGCCTACGTCTTTGTGGACttga